One window from the genome of Antechinus flavipes isolate AdamAnt ecotype Samford, QLD, Australia chromosome X, AdamAnt_v2, whole genome shotgun sequence encodes:
- the LOC127542372 gene encoding WD repeat-containing protein 82-like, which produces MKLTDVVIRSFRVAKVFRENTDKIKSFDFSPTGETVISSSTDDVIIVYDCQEGKPKRTLYSKKYGVDIIRYTREEDTVVYSCSKIDDTIRYLAVNENKYIRYFPGHHKSVVALSMSPVDNTFLSGSVDKTIRLWDLRSPNCQGLMHLQGKPVCSFDPEGLIFAVGINSEMVKLYDLRSFDRGPFATFRMQQENTCEWTGLKFSKDGKLILLSTNGHIIRLIDAFNGIGIHTLSGFNNSQGLPLEASFTPDSQFIMIGSEDGKIHVWNAETGLKVALLDGKHTNPITCLQFNPKFMTFASACSNMSFWLPTLDD; this is translated from the coding sequence ATGAAGCTGACAGATGTTGTCATACGGAGCTTTCGAGTAGCCAAGGTGTTCCGCGAGAACACAGACAAAATCAAGAGTTTTGATTTCAGCCCCACTGGCGAGACTGTCATCTCGAGCAGCACTGATGATGTCATCATCGTGTATGACTGTCAGGAGGGCAAGCCAAAGAGAACGCTGTACAGTAAGAAATACGGTGTAGACATAATCAGATACACAAGGGAAGAAGACACCGTAGTATATAGCTGTAGCAAAATAGATGATACCATCAGATATCTGGCTGTGAATGAGAACAAATACATTAGATACTTCCCTGGGCACCACAAGAGTGTCGTGGCCTTATCCATGTCACCAGTAGACAATACTTTTCTTTCTGGGTCTGTGGATAAAACCATCAGACTCTGGGATCTCCGATCTCCTAACTGCCAGGGCTTAATGCATCTCCAGGGAAAGCCAGTTTGTTCTTTTGACCCAGAAGGATTAATTTTTGCAGTCGGGATCAATTCTGAGATGGTTAAACTTTACGATCTCCGCTCTTTTGATAGAGGGCCATTTGCAACCTTCAGAATGCAACAAGAAAATACCTGTGAGTGGACAGGATTAAAGTTCAGCAAGGATGGCAAACTCATCCTCTTATCTACCAATGGCCACATTATTCGCTTGATTGATGCCTTTAATGGAATAGGGATACATACACTTTCAGGTTTTAACAacagccaaggtctcccactggaGGCTTCCTTCACTCCAGATTCTCAGTTTATTATGATTGGCTCTGAAGATGGTAAAATCCATGTCTGGAATGCAGAAACTGGTCTTAAGGTGGCTCTGTTAGATGGGAAACATACAAATCCCATAACCTGCTTGCAGTTCAATCCTAAATTCATGACCTTTGCCAGTGCATGTTCTAACATGTCATTCTGGCTGCCTACTCTTGATGACTGA